In Humulus lupulus chromosome 7, drHumLupu1.1, whole genome shotgun sequence, the following are encoded in one genomic region:
- the LOC133788952 gene encoding uncharacterized protein LOC133788952: MADERVKTEALQIMGMFHVLPRLVVFDLDYTLWPFYCECRSKREMPYLYKDASGILQAFKEKGVDLAIASRSPTADTAKTFLDKLNITTMFVAKEIFSSWTHKTDHFQKIHSRTGVPYSSMLFFDDEDRNIKEVSKMGVTSILVGNGVNLGALRHGLTEFCENVNTSEKNKQRWIKKFSGNSSSSDKNEKK, translated from the exons atggCAGACGAGAGGGTGAAGACCGAAGCTCTCCAGATAATGGGAATGTTCCATGTTCTTCCTAGACTGGTCGTCTTCGATCTCGATTACACTCTCTGGCCTTTTTACTG TGAATGTCGCTCTAAGCGTGAAATGCCATATCTGTATAAGGATGCTAGTGGCATATTGCAAGCATTCAAGGAAAAGGGTGTCGATCTCGCAATTGCTTCTCGGTCACCTACTGCAGATACAGCTAAGACATTTCTTGACAAACTCAATATTACAACCATGTTTGTAGCTAAG GAGATTTTTTCTAGTTGGACTCATAAAACAGATCACTTCCAGAAAATTCATTCCAGAACTGGAGTCCCCTACAGCTCAATGCTTTTCTTTGATGACGAAGATAGGAACATAAAAGAG GTTTCTAAAATGGGGGTAACAAGCATTTTGGTTGGTAATGGGGTCAATCTTGGAGCACTAAGGCATGGTCTAACTGAATTTTGTGAAAACGTGAATACTTCTGAGAAGAACAAGCAGAGATGGATTAAAAAATTCTCCGGAAATTCAAGTTCATCTGATAAAAATGAGAAGAAATGA
- the LOC133788951 gene encoding uncharacterized protein At4g38062-like: MFRRTNMEEAYSDLDSVKDELKKVQAECKTKTELSECLKKAHSEQLLKFEEAKQLIEKQSQELKDKYEEVAEASELSKKLESCLHEKDLSLRHLCSMNEKAKDVFEQKLRILERKNIDLVSSLDEMTTRNKELEQDVYATTNQIEGFKKLLLSTEKKCTEAQQMAKEGEGLRDIDEMLIKLEEENNSVQDQLKWKQEQFKHLEEAHKRLQDEFDMSKENWKREKLALMEETSTLQTSLDCQTITLEGLQTRLEMCNHSLAREESKRKFLEVQVSDFELRFENAIVQFQEENSQIQRLTVQRNEEIAMLQTTLAIKETLAKEVEFKTVHLEQENKELIESLKELQEAQIRNAGTTTSAKMHNKLRHLENAHISCSEKLTAKELECLSEIEKIKGNVISFNSELKDKDEQIKKLQMELESCCSTIQVLNEEITITLAFFKSEISEAYSKTYDMKDEMKLFNKKKEENVPLLTAQLEMSCSALDVVRLEFEEEQKKVESLAERVDSLEPMKQPPFLKDEELQRHKKILEEYSVSQLHLKNHCFQMESCLNNELPNHCEVLEKENAEPSAEINEVTQLEAFGEDEEVYRQMKNCLLVQDEMTEIFKKESERLTQIFKEKDMKIKDLQQQVELLETKLAAQAEEMAACLQDNENQARTAKEENIANLLRDIDMLKQESRRRELEAATLAQLDAERIFTEEKEMLLKVSNEKDDIIENLKLLAASLEQHFTNLAVSFFSEVIEKQVKIDVLTEALAKKSVTAIDTEDKDELISHLEKELCSPSEKLAHQEDETEQLKALIISNKLETESLMDKQRSMEQLCKQLELDREVLLQDIMKLSIEKENLLGYAQKICDSIGQLSSEDVEMMKVLGKMLPRSNEEIPTEMYLMVPDELCYSTGENAITSFSATTKKLESSSNERSPLMEVNQRQI; encoded by the coding sequence ATGtttagaagaacaaacatggagGAAGCCTATAGTGATTTAGATTCGGTCAAAGATGAGCTAAAGAAAGTTCAGGCTGAATGCAAAACTAAGACAGAGCTCTCTGAGTGCTTGAAGAAAGCCCACAGTGAGCAATTACTCAAATTTGAAGAAGCTAAACAGTTGATCGAAAAACAGTCTCAAGAACTAAAGGACAAGTATGAAGAAGTTGCGGAAGCTAGCGAACTTTCTAAGAAGCTTGAATCTTGTTTGCATGAAAAAGATTTGTCATTAAGGCATTTGTGTTCTATGAATGAGAAAGCCAAAGATGTTTTTGAGCAGAAGTTGAgaattttagaaagaaaaaatatagatTTGGTATCTTCTTTAGATGAAATGACTACGAGAAACAAAGAACTAGAGCAGGATGTGTATGCGACTACAAACCAGATTGAGGGCTTTAAAAAGCTTTTGTTGTCTACAGAGAAGAAGTGTACAGAAGCTCAGCAAATGGCTAAAGAAGGGGAAGGTTTGAGGGATATAGATGAGATGCTGATTAAACTGGAGGAGGAAAATAATAGTGTTCAGGATCAGTTGAAGTGGAAGCAGGAGCAATTTAAACATCTTGAAGAAGCTCACAAAAGGCTCCAAGATGAGTTTGATATGAGCAAAGAGAATTGGAAGAGGGAAAAATTGGCATTAATGGAAGAAACTTCGACATTGCAGACAAGCTTGGATTGCCAAACTATAACTCTGGAAGGTCTACAAACACGTTTGGAGATGTGCAACCACTCTTTAGCTCGTGAAGAAAGCAAGAGGAAATTCCTGGAGGTTCAGGTGTCTGATTTTGAATTGCGATTTGAGAATGCCATTGTCCAGTTCCAAGAAGAAAATTCACAGATACAAAGACTGACTGTTCAAAGAAATGAAGAGATTGCAATGTTACAAACCACGCTGGCAATAAAGGAGACATTAGCCAAGGAAGTGGAATTTAAGACTGTACACCTTGAGCAAGAGAATAAGGAACTCATCGAATCTCTAAAAGAACTTCAGGAGGCTCAAATCAGAAATGCTGGGACCACTACTTCTGCAAAAATGCATAACAAGCTTAGACACTTGGAAAATGCACACATCAGCTGTTCTGAAAAATTGACAGCAAAAGAGCTTGAATGTCTTTCAGAAATAGAAAAGATTAAAGGAAATGTGATTAGTTTTAATTCTGAATTGAAGGATAAAGATGAACAAATAAAGAAGCTTCAGATGGAGCTGGAAAGTTGCTGTTCTACAATTCAGGTGttaaatgaagagattacaataACATTAGCATTCTTTAAATCAGAAATTTCAGAGGCATACTCCAAAACATATGATATGAAAGATGAAATGAAGCTGTTTAacaaaaagaaggaagaaaatgTTCCATTACTTACAGCTCAGTTGGAGATGAGTTGCAGTGCTCTAGATGTTGTTCGTCTTGAATTTGAGGAAGAACAAAAAAAAGTAGAAAGTTTAGCAGAGAGGGTGGATTCACTGGAACCTATGAAACAACCACCATTTCTTAAAGATGAGGAGCTTCAAAGACACAAAAAAATTCTTGAAGAATATTCTGTGTCCCAACTTCACTTGAAAAATCACTGTTTTCAGATGGAAAGTTGCCTCAACAATGAACTGCCAAATCATTGTGAGGTACTAGAAAAGGAAAATGCTGAGCCAAGTGCGGAGATTAATGAAGTAACTCAGTTAGAAGCTtttggagaagatgaagaagtCTATAGACAAATGAAGAATTGCCTTCTTGTACAAGATGAAATGACAGAAATTTTTAAGAAAGAGAGTGAGAGGCTTACCCAAATATTCAAAGAGAAAGACATGAAAATTAAAGATCTCCAGCAGCAGGTTGAATTACTGGAAACCAAACTAGCAGCTCAAGCAGAAGAAATGGCGGCCTGCCTACAAGATAACGAGAATCAAGCCCGAACTGCAAAAGAAGAAAATATTGCCAATCTGCTAAGAGATATTGACATGCTAAAGCAAGAGTCTAGAAGAAGAGAATTAGAAGCTGCAACCCTTGCACAGTTGGATGCAGAGAGAATTTTTACGGAAGAAAAAGAAATGCTTTTAAAGGTTTCTAATGAGAAAGACGATATCATAGAAAATCTCAAGTTATTGGCAGCATCACTGGAGCAACACTTCACAAATTTAGCTGTGTCCTTTTTTTCAGAAGTCATAGAAAAGCAGGTAAAGATTGATGTGCTTACTGAAGCATTAGCGAAGAAGAGTGTCACAGCTATTGACACTGAAGACAAGGATGAGTTAATTAGTCATTTGGAAAAAGAACTATGCAGTCCGAGTGAGAAACTGGCACATCAGGAGGATGAAACTGAGCAACTTAAAGCATTAATTATATCGAACAAACTGGAAACAGAGAGCTTGATGGATAAACAGAGGAGTATGGAACAGTTATGCAAACAGCTTGAGCTTGATAGAGAAGTTCTCCTTCAAGACATCATGAAGCTATCAATTGAAAAGGAAAACTTGTTGGGTTATGCTCAAAAAATTTGTGACAGTATTGGTCAGCTTTCCAGTGAGGATGTAGAAATGATGAAAGTCTTGGGGAAAATGTTGCCAAGGTCAAATGAAGAGATTCCAACAGAAATGTATTTGATGGTGCCCGATGAGCTTTGCTATTCTACTGGAGAGAATGCTATTACTTCTTTTTCAGCAACAACAAAGAAACTTGAATCAAGTAGCAATGAGAGATCACCACTCATGGAGGTCAACCAGAGGCAGATATAA